A single region of the Salipaludibacillus sp. LMS25 genome encodes:
- a CDS encoding YpmS family protein, with amino-acid sequence MSTPQNKWRNAFFILVGTVILAVLSAIGWLYFGLSHTPTNVFEPPSFSDREAASFSVETTREDLNFWLQNELNKEEGTEFYTITIDDDVYFEATVDAFGITVPIYIVLSPRVTEDGNIELLEESFSVANISLPSTRVFELIESRTDLPKWISVIPSEQKLYVNVREGFSDEMEIKVTSFDLALNEIAFDIRYIQ; translated from the coding sequence ATGAGTACACCACAAAATAAATGGAGAAACGCTTTTTTCATATTAGTTGGTACCGTTATTTTAGCCGTCTTGTCAGCAATAGGTTGGTTATATTTCGGATTGTCTCATACGCCAACTAATGTTTTTGAGCCCCCATCCTTTTCAGATAGAGAAGCAGCTAGTTTTTCAGTGGAGACCACAAGAGAAGACTTAAATTTCTGGTTGCAAAATGAGTTGAACAAAGAGGAAGGAACAGAGTTTTATACTATTACGATTGATGATGATGTCTATTTTGAAGCAACTGTCGATGCTTTTGGAATCACCGTCCCCATTTACATCGTGTTGTCCCCTCGTGTTACTGAGGACGGGAATATAGAATTATTAGAAGAATCTTTCAGCGTCGCAAATATTAGCCTTCCCTCAACGAGAGTATTTGAGCTCATTGAATCACGGACAGACTTACCGAAATGGATCAGTGTCATTCCAAGTGAACAAAAATTATATGTAAATGTGAGAGAAGGATTCTCAGACGAAATGGAGATAAAGGTAACTTCTTTTGATTTGGCATTAAATGAAATTGCATTTGATATTCGTTATATACAATAA
- a CDS encoding YjcZ family sporulation protein has product MGHHCHSGFALIVVLFILLVIVGASWCC; this is encoded by the coding sequence ATGGGACATCACTGCCATAGCGGCTTTGCGTTAATAGTCGTACTATTTATTCTTCTTGTTATAGTTGGGGCTTCCTGGTGTTGTTAA
- a CDS encoding DUF3267 domain-containing protein: protein MNCLKTISVENQFGKLRLSFLSMIIMMGYFLIFFMVFRTFFQNAPLVDHGILFLFFSLLIIIPIHLLLHCLPIWLTGKKATFGIRKTQWPYFYYSTKQPLSKYVSLLSTAAPALILTTLSIVGAFIFPHLVHYIAMMSALNMGICVYDYLNFRQISHAPRQCLIEETRDGFYILSPAMKNNSSF, encoded by the coding sequence ATGAACTGTTTAAAAACAATCTCAGTAGAAAACCAATTTGGCAAGCTAAGGCTTTCGTTTTTATCCATGATTATTATGATGGGGTATTTCTTAATCTTTTTTATGGTATTTAGAACATTCTTTCAAAATGCCCCACTTGTAGATCATGGCATCCTATTTCTTTTTTTCAGCCTTTTAATAATTATACCTATTCATCTGCTTTTACATTGTTTACCGATATGGCTAACAGGGAAAAAAGCAACATTCGGAATAAGAAAAACCCAATGGCCTTATTTTTATTATTCTACAAAGCAGCCTTTATCGAAGTACGTAAGTTTGCTTTCAACTGCTGCACCGGCGCTTATACTCACAACTCTATCTATCGTAGGCGCCTTCATATTCCCGCATCTCGTGCATTATATAGCCATGATGTCTGCACTTAATATGGGTATTTGTGTCTATGATTACTTAAACTTTAGACAAATCAGCCATGCGCCAAGACAATGTCTGATTGAAGAAACGCGTGATGGATTTTACATCTTGTCACCAGCCATGAAAAATAATTCCTCTTTTTAG
- a CDS encoding cell wall metabolism sensor histidine kinase WalK, with protein MIRLNLTQRIWFSFISILLMVALLIGVIYPISLKSTLTEETYRIIEQEQNRFANPEGEYFAPPQTELDFIERRDAERSVFHFFLMNQFGTIEGDPVPSEVLQEMGDRAQNQMTRRGRYELTYNDATLFYVVYKVYTTGGEMYHISYMWDTYRDQMVNRLWGRLSYIMLFASLMSLVPAFWLKHYLKSPLTSLGNHFEQIAERNWKEPFHWEGDDDFEKLSNQFEKMRQNLIKYDSAQKTFIQHASHELKTPIMVVKSYAQSVKDGILPKENIENTMDVILEESNRMEKRVKDMLYYTKLESLKEAPMEMQEFPFGSIGYHVGERFRLAREDVDIVVNGDQVMIYGDKEQLRVLLENLVENALRYAVSTIELNARNLGDYHVAIDVKNNGEPIPTDELDHVFTPFRKGNKGQFGLGLAIVKRICELHGGYPQVKNNDEGVIFTMVLPRNKRVDNQGKA; from the coding sequence ATGATTCGTTTGAATTTAACGCAGCGGATTTGGTTTTCGTTTATTTCGATCCTTCTAATGGTGGCTCTTTTAATCGGGGTCATTTATCCCATCTCTTTGAAGAGTACGTTGACAGAAGAAACGTATAGAATTATTGAACAAGAACAAAACCGTTTCGCTAATCCGGAAGGAGAATATTTTGCTCCTCCTCAGACTGAACTAGATTTTATTGAAAGACGGGATGCGGAACGATCAGTATTCCACTTTTTTTTAATGAATCAATTTGGCACAATTGAAGGAGATCCAGTGCCAAGTGAGGTTCTTCAAGAGATGGGAGATAGAGCGCAAAATCAAATGACTCGAAGAGGGCGCTATGAACTCACATATAATGATGCCACATTGTTTTATGTTGTATATAAAGTATATACAACAGGGGGGGAAATGTATCATATTTCATATATGTGGGACACTTATCGGGATCAGATGGTAAACAGGTTGTGGGGACGGTTGAGTTATATTATGCTGTTTGCTAGCTTAATGAGCTTGGTGCCTGCTTTTTGGTTAAAGCATTACTTAAAGTCACCTCTTACAAGCCTTGGAAATCATTTTGAACAAATAGCGGAACGAAATTGGAAAGAACCTTTCCACTGGGAAGGAGATGATGACTTTGAAAAATTGTCAAACCAATTTGAAAAAATGCGCCAAAATTTAATTAAATATGATTCCGCACAGAAAACGTTTATTCAGCATGCCTCCCATGAATTAAAGACACCTATAATGGTCGTGAAAAGTTACGCACAATCCGTTAAGGATGGTATCTTACCAAAAGAGAACATTGAAAACACAATGGATGTTATTTTAGAAGAGTCTAATCGGATGGAAAAACGCGTGAAGGATATGCTTTATTATACAAAACTGGAATCCCTTAAAGAAGCGCCAATGGAGATGCAAGAGTTTCCATTCGGTTCTATCGGTTATCATGTGGGCGAAAGGTTTCGGCTCGCACGTGAGGATGTGGATATCGTAGTTAATGGTGACCAAGTGATGATATACGGAGATAAGGAACAGTTGCGGGTGCTTCTAGAGAATTTAGTGGAAAATGCCTTAAGGTACGCTGTAAGCACAATAGAATTAAATGCTCGAAATTTAGGGGATTATCATGTGGCCATCGATGTGAAAAATAATGGCGAACCTATTCCAACAGACGAATTAGATCATGTGTTTACCCCTTTCCGTAAAGGGAACAAAGGTCAATTTGGTTTAGGACTGGCAATTGTTAAAAGAATTTGTGAACTGCACGGAGGATATCCGCAAGTTAAAAATAACGATGAGGGTGTTATATTTACGATGGTTTTACCACGCAATAAACGTGTAGACAATCAGGGAAAAGCCTAG
- a CDS encoding HTH-type transcriptional regulator Hpr has protein sequence MEQHPVQSMKQSIMFSHKVAQLSKALWKSIEKDWQNWIKPYDLNINEHHILWIAYQLEGASISDIAKFGVMHVSTAFNFSKKLEERGLLTFSKRQTDKRNTYIYLTPQGESLLIETFGTYNPNAYGVYSGSLPIKDLYGKFPEFSELISIVKHIYGPDFISTFEKSLSKIEDDFIEEEGKLVPLQKKKEASS, from the coding sequence ATGGAACAGCATCCTGTGCAATCAATGAAACAGTCGATAATGTTCAGTCATAAAGTGGCCCAACTTAGTAAAGCACTTTGGAAATCAATTGAAAAGGATTGGCAAAATTGGATAAAACCATACGACCTAAACATTAATGAGCATCACATTCTCTGGATAGCCTATCAATTGGAAGGTGCCTCTATCTCAGACATTGCCAAATTCGGCGTCATGCATGTATCGACAGCTTTCAATTTTTCTAAAAAGCTTGAAGAACGGGGATTGTTGACTTTCTCTAAACGGCAGACAGATAAACGGAATACTTATATTTATCTTACACCTCAAGGTGAGAGTTTACTTATTGAAACATTTGGAACGTACAATCCTAACGCGTATGGTGTTTATAGTGGCTCGCTCCCAATTAAAGATTTATACGGAAAATTCCCTGAATTCTCTGAGCTTATAAGCATAGTGAAGCATATTTATGGTCCTGACTTTATATCTACTTTCGAAAAGTCCCTCAGTAAGATTGAAGATGATTTTATTGAGGAAGAAGGTAAACTTGTCCCTTTACAAAAAAAGAAAGAAGCGTCGTCATAA
- a CDS encoding peptidylprolyl isomerase, which yields MKKSSLVMALSSMMLISACSNDSEAGTDNSKVVVETSAGDVTEGELVEFLKNSYGSPALEILVMDKAIAAEADNLDISEEDIDEQVEEFMENNNLETEEDLSNMLQMQGINDKDILRKSILRQLVLEKRVGMVGEPTDEELQEEYDKGKELEARHILVEDEETALKLIQELKDGADFAELAKENSQDPASAVEGGNLGSFPPGSMTPPFEEVAFSLEEGEISEPVKTSFGYHIIEVLDRTDFEEDFEEVKGQLLSTLMQRKNQKMSEEQIQLMKEIDFEILDEQFEDSLNNFTK from the coding sequence TTGAAGAAATCTTCATTAGTTATGGCGTTATCAAGTATGATGTTAATTAGTGCGTGCAGTAATGATTCAGAAGCTGGCACGGACAATAGTAAAGTTGTTGTAGAAACAAGTGCCGGAGATGTCACCGAAGGAGAGCTTGTTGAATTCCTTAAAAATAGTTATGGAAGCCCAGCATTGGAAATACTCGTAATGGACAAAGCGATTGCTGCTGAGGCTGACAATTTGGACATTTCAGAGGAAGATATTGATGAACAGGTTGAAGAATTTATGGAAAATAATAATTTGGAGACTGAAGAAGACCTTTCTAACATGCTTCAAATGCAAGGCATTAACGATAAAGACATATTACGTAAAAGCATTTTAAGGCAGTTAGTTCTTGAGAAACGTGTAGGCATGGTCGGCGAACCAACGGATGAAGAATTACAAGAGGAGTACGACAAAGGTAAAGAACTTGAAGCAAGACATATCCTTGTAGAAGATGAAGAAACAGCCCTTAAGCTCATTCAAGAATTAAAAGACGGAGCAGATTTTGCTGAATTAGCTAAGGAAAATTCTCAAGACCCTGCTTCCGCTGTAGAAGGTGGTAATTTAGGTTCATTTCCTCCTGGAAGTATGACGCCTCCTTTTGAGGAAGTTGCTTTCTCTCTTGAAGAAGGTGAAATTAGTGAGCCAGTTAAAACTTCATTCGGTTACCATATTATCGAGGTGCTAGATCGAACAGATTTCGAAGAGGATTTTGAAGAAGTTAAAGGCCAACTTCTTTCCACTTTAATGCAACGTAAGAATCAGAAAATGAGTGAAGAACAAATACAGCTCATGAAAGAAATTGATTTTGAAATACTAGATGAACAGTTTGAAGATTCCTTAAATAATTTCACTAAATAA
- a CDS encoding YjcZ family sporulation protein has protein sequence MGTPPKTTSERVKIMSGYTPAPYYSGFTLIVVLFILLIIVGSAYVC, from the coding sequence ATGGGGACGCCCCCAAAAACTACTTCAGAAAGGGTGAAGATCATGAGCGGTTACACGCCAGCACCTTATTATTCAGGGTTTACACTCATTGTTGTTTTGTTCATTCTATTAATTATCGTAGGATCAGCTTACGTATGTTAA
- a CDS encoding HIT family protein, whose translation MQTKEDCVFCKIVSGDIPSKKIYEDDHVLAFLDLSQVTKGHTLIIPKAHEENIYELSSASAEHVFKAVPKVARAIKNAFLPEGINLLNNNGEVAGQSVFHFHVHLIPRYGKGDGFGAVWHDHSSQYSNDDLSKIAEKVRKKLIK comes from the coding sequence ATGCAGACAAAAGAAGACTGTGTTTTTTGTAAAATTGTTTCAGGCGACATTCCCTCAAAAAAAATTTATGAGGATGATCATGTTCTGGCCTTTCTCGATTTAAGTCAAGTCACGAAAGGTCATACTCTCATCATTCCGAAAGCACACGAGGAAAATATTTACGAATTATCTAGTGCTTCCGCAGAGCATGTATTTAAAGCTGTCCCGAAAGTGGCTAGGGCGATTAAAAACGCTTTTTTGCCAGAAGGAATTAACTTGCTAAATAACAACGGTGAGGTTGCTGGTCAGTCTGTTTTTCACTTCCACGTTCATCTAATACCTCGCTACGGTAAAGGTGATGGCTTTGGAGCTGTATGGCATGATCACAGCAGCCAATATTCTAATGATGATTTATCGAAAATTGCTGAAAAAGTCCGAAAAAAACTAATTAAGTGA
- the serC gene encoding 3-phosphoserine/phosphohydroxythreonine transaminase, with product MTNVYNFNPGPSPIPVEVLTKAKANMFNYEQSGMAVMEMSHRSPLYEGIHFRAMDQLRDILQIPETFDILFLQGGASLQFAMVALNFLPAEKKAGYVLTGSWSEKALKEASAIGETTIIASSKEDHYQHVPHTDLSKLSNDTAYVHLTSNNTIYGTQWSKLPERGDVPVIIDMSSDILSRTIPWENVDMVYAGAQKNAGMSGVTLVIMRKTLLESANNTLPPSLSYKQHADKQSLYNTPPTGAIYITGLVTEWIKQQGGVEEMARKAEKKAQMIYDVIDNSNRFYTGHAEPASRSLMNITFRLPSEGLEKKFLTEAKEKGFIGLNGHRSVGGCRVSNYNAVPVEHVIVLKEFMEQFMEQNG from the coding sequence ATGACAAACGTTTACAATTTTAATCCTGGTCCAAGTCCAATTCCTGTTGAGGTTTTAACAAAAGCAAAAGCTAACATGTTCAACTACGAACAATCTGGTATGGCCGTTATGGAGATGAGTCACCGCAGCCCTTTATACGAAGGAATCCACTTTCGTGCGATGGATCAATTAAGAGACATTTTACAAATTCCAGAAACATTTGACATTTTATTCTTGCAAGGAGGGGCTAGCCTACAATTTGCTATGGTCGCTCTAAATTTTCTTCCTGCTGAGAAAAAAGCTGGCTACGTGTTAACGGGGTCATGGTCTGAAAAAGCTTTAAAAGAGGCCTCTGCTATAGGCGAAACGACGATCATTGCTAGCTCGAAAGAAGATCATTACCAGCATGTCCCTCACACAGACCTTTCAAAGTTGTCTAACGATACGGCATATGTCCATTTAACGTCAAATAACACGATCTATGGTACCCAATGGTCCAAGCTCCCTGAACGTGGCGATGTTCCAGTTATTATTGATATGTCTAGTGATATTCTCAGCCGAACGATTCCATGGGAGAACGTAGATATGGTCTATGCAGGTGCTCAAAAAAACGCTGGTATGTCAGGAGTAACACTAGTCATTATGAGAAAAACGTTACTTGAATCTGCTAACAATACATTACCTCCTTCTCTATCATACAAACAACATGCAGACAAACAATCATTGTATAACACACCTCCAACAGGAGCTATTTATATAACAGGATTAGTGACTGAGTGGATTAAGCAACAAGGTGGCGTGGAAGAAATGGCACGAAAAGCTGAAAAAAAAGCTCAAATGATTTACGATGTCATTGACAACTCTAACCGTTTTTATACAGGGCATGCTGAACCGGCCTCTCGATCATTGATGAATATTACATTCCGCTTACCAAGTGAAGGACTAGAGAAAAAGTTTCTGACGGAAGCTAAAGAAAAAGGGTTCATTGGCTTAAATGGCCATCGCTCTGTCGGGGGTTGTCGCGTATCTAACTATAATGCTGTACCCGTTGAACACGTAATTGTTCTTAAAGAATTTATGGAACAATTTATGGAACAAAACGGGTAA
- a CDS encoding ABC transporter ATP-binding protein, translating into MNELLTVNNVTGGYHKNKPVLHNITFTVKSNEMVGLIGLNGAGKSTTIKHILGLMEPHKGEVRLAGQTLADNKTTYRQKLAYIPEMPLLYEEMTLWEHLELTAMAYGLTEKQFKERADQLLKEFRMTKMINWFPSHFSKGMRQKVMIMSAFLIRPSIYIADEPFVGLDPIGIKSFLDRMLELREEGCGILMSTHILTTAEKYCDRFLFLHQGQLIMQGTLKELQMQANMPNAALDDIYVEMTKEDQP; encoded by the coding sequence ATGAATGAATTATTGACTGTTAATAATGTGACAGGGGGGTACCATAAAAATAAACCTGTTTTGCACAATATTACGTTCACTGTTAAATCGAATGAGATGGTAGGATTGATCGGTTTAAATGGAGCAGGAAAAAGTACCACAATAAAGCATATATTAGGGTTAATGGAGCCGCACAAAGGTGAGGTTAGATTAGCGGGACAGACATTAGCAGATAATAAAACGACTTATCGGCAGAAGCTTGCATACATTCCAGAAATGCCACTTTTATATGAAGAAATGACGCTGTGGGAACATTTAGAACTAACAGCGATGGCTTATGGTTTAACAGAAAAACAATTTAAGGAACGAGCAGACCAATTGTTAAAAGAATTTAGAATGACAAAGATGATAAATTGGTTTCCTAGTCACTTTTCCAAAGGGATGCGACAAAAAGTGATGATTATGAGTGCTTTTCTTATTAGACCGTCTATTTATATAGCAGATGAGCCATTTGTGGGGTTGGATCCTATCGGGATTAAATCGTTTTTGGATCGGATGCTTGAATTGCGAGAGGAAGGCTGTGGAATTCTCATGTCCACTCATATATTAACCACTGCTGAAAAGTATTGTGATCGTTTTTTGTTTCTTCATCAAGGTCAACTGATTATGCAAGGCACGTTAAAGGAACTACAAATGCAGGCGAATATGCCGAATGCGGCCCTCGATGATATCTATGTAGAAATGACAAAGGAAGATCAACCATGA
- a CDS encoding YjcZ family sporulation protein — MYMSHSYYSGFALLVVLFILLVIIGASWAY; from the coding sequence ATGTACATGTCACATTCATATTATTCAGGCTTTGCCTTGTTAGTCGTACTGTTCATATTGTTGGTGATCATTGGCGCATCTTGGGCTTATTAA
- a CDS encoding ABC transporter permease — protein sequence MNDVIKLWSKRRSDYWTMAVKYLKLIGNSGFLFTLYLLFVFGSYYYGQFLQWLPDAFPAVFVFTLVFTWLMTRGRTRTFVKQGDLIFLTPIEGRLGSYIRASIRYSWLMETFWVSLTFLVLAPLFFDRVVGDGNSFFFILVCMSLLKFWNLSAGFEEQRILDRLHYSYHTWMRAGLNAVTVYALFSQQSYLVIGIIALALTIFYFGYFRQLAKNYSLKWERLVDIETQTVMTFYRVANSFTDVPSLKSKVRSRSWLSSLYKLVPYSRKHVYHYMFGRSFIRANDYFGIFIRLTLLGVLFLTIVELDWGRWLISVLFAYMTALQLETLKNHYDTSQMVDLYPVTDDVKLAGHKFWVLTAGICQSVIFAIATFLSYGLLAGGLVLILASLTYSYHIYVRLGKKYASSLTA from the coding sequence ATGAATGATGTTATAAAACTTTGGTCTAAGCGTCGTAGCGATTATTGGACGATGGCTGTAAAATATTTAAAATTAATAGGTAACAGCGGTTTTTTATTTACACTTTATCTATTGTTTGTGTTTGGAAGCTATTATTATGGTCAGTTTTTGCAATGGCTACCAGATGCGTTTCCTGCTGTATTCGTTTTTACACTTGTTTTTACATGGCTGATGACAAGAGGCAGAACGAGGACATTTGTTAAACAAGGCGATTTAATTTTTCTAACACCAATAGAGGGGCGACTAGGTTCTTATATTCGTGCTTCTATTCGATATAGTTGGTTGATGGAAACATTTTGGGTGTCTCTAACATTCCTCGTCCTAGCACCGCTATTTTTTGACAGAGTAGTAGGTGATGGAAATTCATTTTTTTTCATATTAGTTTGTATGAGCTTATTAAAGTTTTGGAATTTGTCAGCAGGCTTTGAAGAGCAACGGATTTTGGATAGACTGCATTATTCGTATCATACGTGGATGAGAGCAGGATTAAATGCTGTAACTGTTTATGCCTTGTTTTCTCAACAGTCTTATTTAGTTATTGGCATTATCGCTCTTGCTCTCACCATCTTTTATTTTGGCTATTTTCGACAGCTTGCGAAAAATTACAGTTTAAAGTGGGAGCGGCTTGTTGACATTGAAACCCAAACAGTGATGACTTTCTACAGAGTTGCTAATAGTTTCACTGATGTGCCGAGTTTAAAATCAAAAGTACGTTCTCGCAGCTGGCTGTCTTCGCTTTATAAATTAGTGCCATATAGTCGAAAGCATGTCTACCATTATATGTTTGGCAGATCTTTTATTCGAGCGAATGATTATTTCGGCATTTTCATTCGGTTAACGCTCCTTGGTGTGTTGTTTTTAACGATCGTAGAGCTTGACTGGGGAAGGTGGCTCATTAGTGTATTATTTGCTTATATGACGGCTCTGCAGCTGGAAACGCTGAAAAACCATTATGACACGAGCCAAATGGTTGATTTATATCCTGTTACTGATGATGTTAAATTAGCAGGGCATAAATTTTGGGTGTTAACAGCGGGTATCTGTCAATCCGTTATATTTGCTATCGCCACTTTTCTTAGCTATGGCTTACTAGCAGGGGGATTAGTCTTAATACTTGCTTCCCTCACATATAGTTATCACATATATGTTCGTTTAGGGAAAAAATATGCATCGTCTCTAACAGCATAA
- the yhaM gene encoding 3'-5' exoribonuclease YhaM codes for MKKGINHYQVGEQVDTYLLIKAAKKGIASNGKPFLTLQLTDKTGEIEAKLWGISPEDETTFQGGTVIHTQGDVQDFRGMRQLKIKAIRPSSSMDQVKPEDFLPTAPRGREEMLEEVTQYIFDMQNAKIQRITRHLFKKHQQAFAVSPAATKNHHEFVSGLVYHVVSMLQLAKSIAALYPSLDTDLLYAGVILHDMAKVRELSGPMATQYTTEGKLIGHITIMVTEIEEAAKELGIEGEEVLMLQHLVLSHHSKGEWGSPKPPMIREAEMLHMIDNIDAKMNMMDRALDRVLPGEFSERVFALENRSFYKPLFHEKPIDL; via the coding sequence ATGAAAAAAGGAATTAACCATTATCAGGTTGGAGAACAAGTAGATACTTATTTGTTAATAAAAGCAGCGAAAAAAGGCATTGCCAGTAACGGAAAGCCGTTCTTAACGTTACAATTGACCGACAAAACAGGCGAAATTGAAGCGAAACTGTGGGGGATATCACCTGAAGATGAAACGACGTTTCAAGGTGGTACTGTTATTCATACCCAAGGAGATGTGCAAGATTTTCGTGGGATGCGCCAATTGAAAATAAAAGCAATTCGACCATCCTCATCGATGGATCAAGTTAAGCCTGAAGACTTTTTACCTACTGCGCCTAGAGGGCGAGAAGAAATGTTGGAGGAAGTGACGCAGTATATATTTGACATGCAAAATGCCAAAATTCAACGTATTACTCGCCATTTATTTAAAAAGCATCAACAAGCGTTTGCAGTTTCCCCTGCAGCGACTAAAAATCACCATGAATTTGTGTCAGGGCTTGTTTATCACGTGGTATCTATGTTACAGCTAGCCAAAAGTATCGCAGCCTTGTATCCCAGTCTCGATACAGACCTGTTGTATGCAGGTGTTATTTTACATGATATGGCTAAAGTGAGAGAGCTGTCAGGTCCTATGGCAACACAGTACACAACTGAAGGGAAGTTAATTGGGCATATTACGATCATGGTCACAGAAATTGAAGAAGCGGCAAAAGAATTAGGTATTGAGGGGGAAGAAGTCCTCATGCTTCAACACCTTGTGCTGTCCCACCATTCAAAAGGCGAGTGGGGAAGTCCAAAACCTCCAATGATTAGAGAAGCTGAAATGTTACATATGATTGATAATATAGATGCTAAAATGAATATGATGGATCGTGCTTTGGATCGCGTCTTACCTGGAGAATTTTCCGAGAGAGTATTTGCATTGGAGAATCGCTCTTTCTACAAACCATTATTCCATGAAAAGCCAATAGATTTGTAA